Within Ramlibacter henchirensis, the genomic segment CTTGGACTTGGTCGAGTACCCCACGGCGCGCAGGTAGCGATCGTCCAGGTGCTCCAGGCCCGCGAGCAGGACACCCGTGCGGTCCTTCTGCGCGAACATGAAGTCCTTGATCTCGACGATGCTGGGCACCGCGTCGCGGGCATTGCCGAAGAACTCGAGGCAGACCGTGCGCGTGTGCGCGGGCATGCGGTGCACGACCCAGCGCGCGCTGGTGATCAGGCCGTCGCAGCCTTCCTTCTGGATGCCGGGCAGGCCCGAGAGGAACTTGTCGGTGACGTCCTTGCCCAGGCCTTCCTTGCGGAAGGTGGCGCCGGGGATCGCGAGCGTCTCCCGCCGCCGCTCGGTGCGGCCGTCCGGCGCGAAGTACACCAGCTCGAAGCTGGCCACCGGCGCGTCGTGGATCTTGCCCAGGTTGTGGTCCAGGCGCGTGATCTCCAGCCATTCGGCCTGCGGCGTCACCATGCGCCAGGACACCAGGTTGTCCAGCGCCGTGCCCCACAGCACGGCTTTCTTGCCGCCCGCGTTCATGGCGATGTTGCCGCCGATGCAGGAGGCCTCGGCCGAAGTCGGATCGACCGCGAAGACGAAGCCGGCCCGCTCCGCCGCGTCCGACACGCGCTGCGTGACGACGCCCGCTTCGGTCCAGACCGTCGGCACCGGCTGCGGGTGGCCGGGGATGGACACCAGTTCCACCTCGCTCATGGCCTCGAGCTTCTCGGTGTTGATGACCACGCTCTTCCAGGTGAGCGGGATCGCGCCGCCGGTGTAGCCGGTGCCGCCGCCGCGCGGGATGATCGTCAGGCCCAGCTCGATGCAAGCCTTGACGAGGCCGGCCATCTCGGCCTCGGTGTCGGGCGTGAGCACGACGAAGGGGTACTCGACGCGCCAGTCGGTGGCGTCGGTGACGTGCGAAACGCGCGAGAGGCCGTCGAACTTGATGTTGTCGCGCGCCGTGTGCCGGCGCAGCACCTTCTGCGCGTGGCGGCGCAGGTCGGCCGTCTCGCGGAAGGAAGCGTCGAACGTCTGCACGGCCTGCTGCGCGGCCACGAGCAACTCACCGACGAGGGCATCGCGCTCGGGGTCGGTCTGCGGCGTGCGGCGCTTCCCGATCTCGGCCAGCCGGTGGTGCAGGGCCTCGACCAGCAGGCGCCGGCGCTTGGGGTTGTCCAGCAGGTCGTCCTGCAGGTAGGGATTGCGCTGCACCACCCAGATGTCGCCCAGCACCTCGTACAGCATGCGGGCGGAGCGGCCGGTGTGGCGCTCGTCGCGCAGGCGCGAGAGCACTTCCCAGGCGCGCGGGCCGAGCAGGCGGATGACGATCTCGCGGTCCGAGAACGAGGTGTAGTTGTACGGGATCTCGCGCAGGCGGGGCGCTTCGTCGGAAGCCGCCACCAGCAGCTGGTCGAGCTTGGTCGGTGCGTTCATCGTTGCGGGTCTTGCCCCTGGAGGCGTGGGGCGGGTGTCAGCCGAAACGAGTGCGGGAGGCGGCTGACGGGGGATGTTACCGCAGTGCAACAAGACCCGTGCGGCCCACGGGCGCCGCAGGCATCGACCCTCATGGCAAACCCCGTTGTACCGCGGCCGTCAGCTCTGTTTAATGACCTGTCACAAAACGACCGTAGAGTCACGCCCCGTGACCCGTCCCCTTCACATCCAGGAGTTTTCTTCATGAAGCTGAAGTTCGCCGCGGTGGCGCTGGCCGCCGCCTTCACCTTGCCCGCGTCGGCGCAGACCGAGATCCAGTGGTGGCACTCCATGGGCGGCGCCCTCGGCGAGTGGGTGAACGACCTCGCCAAGGATTTCAACGCGAGCCAGAAGGACTACAAGGTCACGCCCACCTTCAAGGGCAGCTACGACGAGTCGATGACCGCGGCGATCGCGGCCTTCCGCGCCGGCAACGCACCGCACATCCTGCAGGTGTTCGAAGTCGGCACGGCGACCATGATGGCGTCCAAGGGCGCGATCGTCCCGGTTGCCGAGGTGATGAGCAAAGCCGGCCTGAAGTTCGATCCGGGCGTCTACGTGCCCGCCGTGTCCGGCTACTACACCGCGCCCAACGGACAGATGCTGAGCTTCCCGTTCAACAGCTCGACACCGGTCTTCCACTACAACAAGGACGCCTTCAAGGCCGCCGGGCTGGATCCGGAGAAGCCGCCGACCACCTGGCCCGAGGTGGCCCTGGCCGCCGCCAAGCTGAAGGCGTCCGGCCACAAGTGCCCGTTCACCACCAGCTGGATCAGCTGGACGCAGCTGGAGAGCTTCTCGGCCTGGCACAACGTGCTGTACGCGACCAAGAACAACGGCTTCGGCGGCACCGACGCGCGGCTGGCGTTCAACAGCCCGCTGCACGTGCGCCACATCGAGAACCTGGCCAACATGGCCAAGAGCGGCCTGTTCGTCTACAAGGGCCGCAACAACGCCGCCGACGCCACCTTCGTCTCGGGTGAGTGCGCCATGGCCACCGGTTCCTCGGCCCTGGCCGGCAGCGTCAAGCGCAACGGCAAGTTCGCCTACGGCATCGGCACCCTGCCCTACTACCCCGACGTGCCCGGCGCGCCGCAGAACACCGTGATCGGCGGCGCCAGCCTGTGGGTCATGTCCGGCAAGAAGCCCGAGGAATACAAGGGCGTGGCGCAGTTCTTCCAGTACCTGTCCAACGCCGAAGTGGCGGCCAAGAGCCACCAGCGCACCGGCTACCTCCCGGTGACCAAGGCGTCGTTCGAGCTGACCGACAAGTCCGGCTTCTACAAGCAGAACCCGGGCTACGACGTCTCGGTGAACCAGATGGTCCGCAAGACCACCGACAAATCGCGCGGCGTGCGCCTGGGCAACTTCGTGCAGATCCGCACCATCATCGACGAGGAACTCGAAGGCGTGTGGCGCGGCGTGAAGCAGCCGAAGGAGGCGCTCGATACGGCGGTCAAGCGCGGCAACGAGCAATTGGAGCGCTTCGAAAAGGCCAACAAGGGCTGACCGCCCGTCATTCCCACGCAGCCGGGAACCACGGCGTTTCGAGGAAGCCCCGCGACGCGGGGCTTTTCTCTTGGAAGCCGCTGGGTCCGGCGCCTCCGCGGGAACGATGCCGCTTGGGATTACTCAACCGTTCGGCACAATACGAGACATGGAGAAGAGGGTCCTGTTCAAGTCGGCGTGGCTGCCCTGGGTGCTCATCGCGCCGCAGATGGCCGTCATCCTGGTGTTCTTCTTCTGGCCTGCGGGCCAGGCGCTGTACCAGAGCGTGCTGCAGCAGGACGCCTTCGGCTCCAGCAGCATCTTCGTCGGGATGGAGAACTTCGAGCGGCTGTTCAACGATCCCGGCTATCTCGACTCCTTCCGCATCACCGCGATCTTCTCGGTGCTGGTGGCCGTTGGGGGCCTCGCCGTGTCGCTGCTGCTGGCCGTCATGGCCAACCGCGTGATCCGCGGCGCGGGCATCTACAAGACGCTGCTGATCTGGCCCTATGCCGTCGCGCCGGTGGTGGCGGGCGTGCTGTGGCTGATGATGTTCGCGTCGCCCTACGGCGTGATCCGCTACGCGCTGATCGAGATGGGCTACGACTGGAACCACCTGCTCAACGCCGACCATGCGATGGCGCTGATCGTGATGGCGGCGATCTGGAAGCACATTTCCTACAACTTCCTGTTCTTCCTGGCCGGGCTGCAGTCGATCCCTCAGTCGCTCATCGAGGCCGCCACCATCGATGGCGCGTCTCCCTGGAAGCGTTTCTGGAGCATCGTCTTCCCGCTGCTGTCGCCCACCACCTTCTTCCTGCTGGTGATCAACATCATCTACTCGTTCTTCGAGACCTTCGCCATCGTGGACGCCGCCACGCACGGCGGCCCGGGCAAGGAGACGTCGATCCTGGTCTACAAGGTCTACTACGACGGCTTCAAGGCCATGGACATCAACGGCTCGGCCGCGCAGTCCGTGGTGCTGATGGCGATCGTCGTGGCGCTGACGGTCGTGCAGTTCCGCTTCGTCGAGAAGAAGGTGCACTACTGACATGATTGAACGCCGTCCCATCCTCGACTTCTTCACCCACCTGATCCTGATCGTCGGGGTCGCGCTGGTGTTCTTCCCGATCTACGTCACCTTCATCGGGTCCACGCAGACAGCGCAGCAGATCTCGTCCAGCAACCCGATCTCGCTGCTGCCCGGCGACAACTTCTTCGAGAGCTACCGCTTCGCGCTGTTCGGCGGCAAGACCGAAGCGGGCGCCACCGTCGCGCCGGCGCTGCCGATGATGATGATCTCGCTGGGCAGCGCGCTCATCATCGCCATCGGCAAGATCGCGATCTCGCTGCTGTCGGCCTTCGCCATCGTCTACTTCCGCTTCCCGGCGAAGGGCCTGGTGTTCTGGATGGTGTTCGTCACGCTGATGCTGCCGGTGGAGGTGCGCATCGGCCCCACCTACGAGGTGATCTCGGACCTGAAGATGCTCAACTCGATGGCCGGCCTGACCATCCCGCTGATCGCCTCGGCCACCGCCACCTTCCTGTTCCGCCAGTTCTTCCTCACCGTGCCGGATGAACTGGTGGAGGCCGCGCGGATCGACGGCGCCGGTCCGATGCGCTTCTTCAAGGACGTGCTGCTGCCGCTGTCCAAGACCTCGATGGCGGCCCTGTTCGTCATCCAGTTCATCTACGGCTGGAACCAGTACCTCTGGCCGCTGCTGGTGACCACCGACGAGCGCATGTACCCCATCGTCATGGGCATCAAGCGGCTGATCTTCGGCGAGGTCTACATCGAGTGGAACGTGGTCATGGCGACCGCGATCCTGGCCATGCTGCCGCCCGCGGTCGTGGTGATCCTGATGCAGAAGTGGTTCGTCAAGGGTTTGGTGGATACAGAAAAGTAAGGACTTCGGGGACAGACCAACGAGCGCGAAGCGCGGTTGCTCTGTCCTCGACTGGATAAATATGGCTTCAATTGCGCTCAAGAACGTCGTCAAGAAATACGGCAAAGGCAAGCAAGAGCTCCAGGTGATCCACGGCGTCAACGCCGACATCGCCGACCGCGAGTTCATCGTGATCGTCGGGCCTTCGGGCTGCGGCAAGTCCACGCTGCTGCGCATGGTGGCCGGGCTGGAAGAGATCAGCGGCGGCGAGATCTCCATCGGCGGGCGGGTGGTCAACCAGCTCGAACCGGCCGAGCGCGACATCGCCATGGTGTTCCAGAACTACGCGCTCTATCCGCACATGAGCGTGTTCGACAACATGGCTTACGGCCTCAAGATCCGCAAGATGCCGGTCGACGAGATCCGCACCCGCGTGGACAAGGCCGCGAAGATCCTCGAACTCGGCCACCTGCTGGACCGCAAGCCGCGGCAGCTTTCCGGCGGCCAGCGCCAGCGCGTCGCCATGGGCCGCGCCATCGTGCGCCAGCCGCAGGTCTTCCTGTTCGACGAGCCGCTGTCCAATCTGGACGCCAAGCTGCGAGCGCAGACCCGGCTGGAGATCCAGAAGCTTCACCGCGAGCTGGGCATCACCTCGCTGTTCGTCACGCACGACCAGGTCGAGGCGATGACGCTGGCGCAACGCATGCTGGTGATGAACGCCGGCGTGATGGAGCAGTTCGGCACGCCCGAGGAGGTGTACCACCGCCCCGCGTCCACCTTCGTCGCCAGCTTCATCGGCTCGCCGCCGATGAACCTGCTGAAGAACGCGCCGGGCGGCCGCGCCGGCTCCATCCTGGGCATCCGGCCGGAACACCTGGACATCGGCGGGCCGGGCTGGGAAGTGCGCGTCGAGACCATCGAGCTGCTCGGCGCCGAGCGCCTGATCTACGGCCGCCTGGGCGACGAGCAGATCATCGTGCGCAACGAGGAAGGCCATCCGGCGCCCGCGCCGGACAGCGTCATCCGCGTCACGCCGCGGCAGGACCGCCTGCACTGGTTCGACGCGGCCAGCGGCAAGCGGCTGCAGGCATGACCACCCGCCCGTGGCCCTACCCTCGCTGGGTGGCCCACCGCGGCGCCGGCCGGCTCGCGCCCGAGAACACCCTGGCCGCCTTCCGCCTCGGGGCTGAGTACGGCTACCGCATGTTCGAGTGCGACGCCAAGCTGTCCGCCGACGAAGTGGTGTTCCTGATGCACGACGCGACGCTGAACCGCACGACGAATGCGCTCGGCCTCGGCGGCGCGCGGCCCTGGAGCGAACTCTCGCAGCTCGACGCCGGCAGCTGGCATTCGCGCGCCTACGCCGGCGAGCCGCTGCCCACGCTGGAGAACCTGGCCCGCTTCTGCCGCGCCAACGACCACTTCCTCAACATCGAGATCAAGCCCACGCCCGGCGTTGAGCGGCGCACCGGCGAAGTCGTGGGCCGGGAAGCCGCGCGTCTATGGACAGGCGCACCGGTGCCGCCGTTGCTCACCTCGTTCCGGCCCGAGTCGCTGCAGGGCGCACTTCAAGCCGCGCCGGAACTTCCGCGTGGCCTGCTGCTGGACTCGCTCTGGTCCGGATGGCTCGACATCGCCCGCCGGCTTGATTGCGTGGCCATCGTCTGCAACCACGCGCTGTGGGATGAGCAGACCGTCGCACAAGTGAAAGGCGCCGGCATGCGCTGCCTGAGCTACACGGTGAACGACGAGTGGGTGGCGGAGCGCCTGCTGGCGCTGGGCACCGACGCGATCATCACGGACCGCGTCGACCTGTTCTCGCCGGCCTGAGCTACTTCAGGTCGCCGGCCAGCGACGCCAGCGTCTCGGCCGGGATCACCACGTGCGCGGGGTAGTTGCGATGGTCGCAACCCAGCTTGACCGCCGCGCCGGCCTTCACGGCCTGGACGGCGACCGGCTTGAACTCGAAGCGCAGGAAGTGGACGGCCGAGGTTTTCTCCTCGTTCTCGCGGTCCAGGTCCTCGTCGGCGATGGCGTAGATGCGCTCGTGCCCCTCGACCTCGACGAACATGCGGTCCTCCACGCCGATCAGGCGCGCCAGCTCCCGCTTGCGCTCGCTGATGTCGGGGTACTCGATCAGCATCGTGGCCTTCCAGTTGCTGCCCTCCGGCACCAGCGGCACGTAAGCCTCGATCTCCTGCTCGATGCCTTCCTCCTCGAAGATCTTCTCCAGGCGCAGCATCTCCTGGATCTGGTAGCGGATGCTCATCTCGCTTTCGAACTGCACCGTGATGTGCTCGCCCAGGTGCACCGTGCGCAGCTTGCGGTGCTCGATCACCTCCGCCTTGTGGGCCTTGCGCCATTTGGCGTAGGCCTCCAGCGTCATGAGGCTGTCGCGGGTGATCTTGCCGGTCAGTTGCATGGGGAAGGATTGCGTCTTCAGATGCCGTACGCCTTGCGCACCAGGCTCAACGGATGCGCGAGCTTCGGTTCGCCGAGCTGGTTCACCTCGAAGCCCTGCGCGATGTGGTGGCCGCCCAGCGGGCAGTCGGAGCTGATGTAGTCGGGCGCGCCGCCGGCGGGGTGTTCCGACATCTTGCGGAACAGCGGCTTGCCGATCTTCATCGCCATCTGGTGGTAGTTCTTCTTCACGCCGTAGGTGCCGGCGTGCCCCGAGCAGCGCTCGTGCGTCGACACCTGGGTGCCCGGCACGAGCTTGAGCACTTCCTCCGTGCGCTTGCCCATGTTCTGCACGCGGCCGTGGCACGGCGTGTGGTAGCTGATCTTGCCCAGCGGCTGGCTGAAGTCGGTCCGCAGCAGGCCGTCACGCCGGCGCGCCGAGAGGTACTCGAAGGGGTCCCACATCACCTCCTTCACCGCCTGCACGTCGGCGTCTTCGGGGTACATCAGCGGGAGCTCCTGCTTGTACATCAGCGTACAGCTGGGCACGGCCGACAGGATGGCGTAGCCCTCGCGCGCGTAGCGGGCGAGCACCGGGATGTTCACCTGCTTGAGCTTGTCCACGCCTTCCAGGTCCCCCAGCTCTAGCTTGGGCATGCCGCAGCACCTCTCCTTCTCCACCAGCACATAGGGCACCTGGTTGTGCTCGAGCACCTTGATCAGGTCGTGGCCGATCCCGGGCTCGTTGTAGTTGATGTAGCAGGTGGAATAGATCGCCACCTTGCCGGGCGACTTGGCGCCGTCCTGCACCGCAAACGGTTTCGACTTGGGCGCGCCGGAGCGGAACTTGCGCGTGGCCAGGTCCGGCAGCCACGCGTCGCGGTCCACGCCCAGCACCTTCTCCATCGCGGCGCGCGCCGGCTTGGTGTGGTTCATGGCGTTGGCGATCTGCACGACCACCGGGATGCCCGCGAACTTGCCGTGCGTGTCCGTGGAGGCCAGGAACTTCTCGCCGGCGGGCAGCCCCTTGCGGAACTTGATCGCCTTGGCGCGCAGCATGGTATGCGGGTAGTCGACGTTCCACTCGTGCGGCGGCACGTACGGACACTTCGTCATGAAGCACAGGTCGCACAGGTAGCACTGGTCGACGACCTTCCAGTAGTCCTGCTTGTCGACGCCGTCGACCTCGCCCGTCTTGCCCTCGTCCACCAGGTCGAACAGCGTGGGAAACGATCCGCACAGGCTCACGCAACGGCGGCAACCGTGGCAGATGTCGAAGATGCGTTCCAGCTCCTTGAACGCCGCCGGCTCGTCGTAGAACTCGGGGTTGCGCCAGTCGATCGGATGCCGGGTGGGCGCCTCGAGGCTGCCTTCGCGTGGGGCCATGGTGGGTAGCAAAGCGGCCCCGGGGGGCCGCGCGCCTTAGTCGACCAGCTCGTTCAGCGCCCTCGTATACCGGTTCGCATGCGAGCGCTCGGCCTTGGCCAGCGTCTCGAACCAGTCGGCGACCTCGTCGAAGCCTTCCTCGCGCGCCGTCTTGGCCATGCCCGGGTACATGTCGGTGTACTCGTGCGTCTCGCCGGCCACGGCAGCCTTGAGGTTGTCGCGCGTCGCGCCGATCGGCAGCCCGGTGGCCGGGTCGCCGCATTGCTCCAGCCACTCGAGGTGACCGTGCGCATGGCCCGTCTCGCCTTCGGCGGTGGAGCGGAACAGGGCGGCCACGTCGTTCTGCCCTTCGACGTCGGCCTTGTTCGCGAAATACAGGTAGCGGCGGTTCGCCTGCGACTCGCCGGCAAACGCGGCCTTCAGGTTCTCTTCCGTCTTCGAGCCTTTGAGAGTTGCCATGGATGACTCCTTCATGAGTTGATCGGAGGGGACCGGGCGCCTGGGCACGCCCGAAGGACAGCGCAATTTAGCGCCGCCGCCCTGCGCCGCACCATAGGGCTTGCCTAAGAGGCCGATAGCTCTCATGCACCCGCGCCCGTTGTGCTTTCGGGCAAGCGCAGCATTTCGGTATAGTAAATGCATTACGCAATGTTGAATGCAGGAGTCACCATGGCCGCAGTTCTGAAAGACGCGGGCGCCCTTCCCGCCCCCGCGCCGATCCAGCAGCTCCACCATTACGCCTACCGCGCGCGCGACGCCGAGGAAACCCGGCGCTTCTACGAGGACATCCTGGGCCTGCCGCTCTACCACATCATCCAGAGCGACCATGTGCCCAGCACCGGCGAGTACTGCCCGTACACCCACTTCTTCTTCCGCCTGCAGGACGGCTCGTTCATCGCCTTCTTCGACCTGGGCGACGACCAGGCCTGCGAGCCCTCGCCCAATACGCCGAAGTGGGTCAACCACATCTCCTTCCGCGTCGATTCCGTGCAGGCGCTCAAGGACATGAAGGCGCGGCTGGAGGCGCACGGTGTCGAGGTGCTCGGCATCACCGACCACCACATCTTCCACAGCATCTACTTCTTCGATCCCAACGGCGTGCGGCTGGAGCTCACGGCCCAGCAGGCCGATGAGTTCCAGATGCTCGAGGAGAGCAAGACCGCCCACGACCGCCTGAACGAATGGACCGCGCGCAAGGAGCAGTGGCGCCGGGAACGCGCCGAAGGCAAGGCGGCCCAGCCGCTCAAGCCGCAGCAGAACGACCGCCCCGAGTTCGCAAAGCAGTAAGGCAGCTCATCGCCACCATTCCCGCCCAGGCGGGAATCCAGCAGCGCCCCGCACGCGGGCGGCAGAAAAGACGAGGAGGCATTCACCCCATGGACGAGTTGCGCACCGGCTACGCCGATACGTCGTTCAGCAACGGCTACGAGTTCACCGAGGGCAGCGGCTACCAGCTGCCGGAATATCCGTTCAAGGAACCGGCGGAACTGCGCGAAGGCCGCCCCGGCGAGTACCCCATCGTGATCGTCGGCGCCGGACTGGCGGGCCTGACGCTCGCCTGCTCGCTCGCCAAGTACGGCGTTCCCGCGGTGGTGCTGGATGAGGACAACACGGTCGGCGTGAAGGGCGCGTCGTCGCGCGGCATCTGCTACACGCAGAAGTCGCTGGAGATCTTCCATCGGCTGGGCATCTACGAGCGCATCGCGCGCAAGGGCATCCAGTGGAGCGTGGGCCGCACCTTCGCCGGCAAGGATGAGGTCTATTCGTTCGACCTGCGCCAGCAGAGCGCCTACAACCTCTCGACGCAGCCGCCCTTCATCAACATCCAGCAGTTCTACATCGAGGGCTATCTCGTCGAGCGCATCCAGGAGCTGGGCGGGGTCGAGCTGCGCTGGAAGAACCGGGTAACGGCCTTCGAGCAGGACGCCGACGGCGCGATGCTGTCGGTCACCACGCCCGCGGGCGACTACAAGCTGCGAGCCGAGCACGTGATCGATGCGACCGGCTGCCACAGCCCCTTCCGGCGCTGGGTCGGCGCGTCCGTGACCTCCAAGAGGGGCGACGACCGCTGGTGCATCGCCGACGTGCGCTTCTCCAAGCATCCGCCGGTGGAGCGCCACACCTGGATCGAGGCGCCGTTCAACGAGAACCGGGCGGTCTGGCAGCACCTGATGGGCGACGACGTCTGGCGCATCGACTACCAGATGCCGCCCAACGCCGACCCGGCGGAGGTCAGCCGTGAAGACGTGGTGCGACAGCGGCTCACGCGGCAGTTCGGCGCGGACTGCGAGGTCGAGATCGTCTGGGTCGGGCCTTACGAATACCGCAGCGAGTGCGTAGACGCGATGCGGCACGGCCGCCTGTTCTTCATCGGCGACGCGGCCAAGGTGGTCAGCCCCTTCGGCGCGCGCGGCGGCAACACCGGCGTGGCCGACGCCGACAACCTGGCCTGGAAACTGGCCGCGGTGCTCAAGGGCCGGGCGCCGGCCACCCTGCTGGACAGCTATCACGAGGAGCGCCACGAGGCCGCCACGCAGAACGTGCTGGTGACCAACCGCACCGCCCGCTTCCTGCGGCCGGCGGACGGCATCGAGAAGGTGTTTCGCACGGCGGCGGTGAGCCTGGCGCGCCAGTACCCGTTCGCGCGGCAGCTGGTGAACACCGGCCGCATGGCCATCGCCAACCCGTACACCCGCTCCAGCGTGTGCGAGAAGACCGGCGGCCAGTCGGTCCAGAACGTCTCCTTCGCCTGGCCGGACGGCACGCGCGGCGTGGTCAATGACCTGCTCCAGTGGGCCGAAGGCCGGCTGCTGCTGCTGGTGTTCGGCGATCCCGGCCGGGCCGGGCTGGCGCGGCTGCGCGAGCTCGTCCAGGCTGCGCCTCTGCGCTGCGTGCAGGTGCTCGGTCCCACCGACAGGCCCGGCGCCCTGGAGCACGTGCGCGACCCGGAAGGCCACCTGCAGGGCGCCTGCCACGTCTTCGGCCACGCCTGGGCGCTCGTGCGGCCGGACAGCTACGTCGCGGCCACCGGCGAGAGCGTCGATGCCGGCCTGGTGCAAGCCGTCAGCCGCGCCCTTGGCGCCAACGGAGCCGCCCAATGAAGCTGCCCACCAGCATGAAGACCACATTGAACCTGCAGGACGCCGACGGGTTCTACGAGCAGTTGCTCGACGCCCACCACGGCCTGGACCGCGACCAGTCCGAGCTGCTCAACGCGCGGCTCATCCTGCTGCTGGCCAACCAGGTGGGCGACGCCGCGATCCTGCGCGGCTGCATCGAAGCGGCCGCGCGGCTGCCCTCTGGCGAAAGCTGAAAAAACTCGGTACGCAGAGTTCGCAGAAAGAACGCAGAAAGCGCGGTGAAAAACCTCATGGATGTTCTTCTGCGATTTCTGCGTTCTTTCTGCGTCCTCTGCGAACGGCAGTTCCCGTCCCCCCGAATAAAATCGGGCCCTTCCCCCGCTTCTCGACGGCACCTTCGGGTGCCGCTTCGTTTTTTCGCACTGCCATGAGCGACACCCCTGCCCAACCCGGCCTGAACAGCCTGCCCAAGTCCTTCGAGCCCGCCGCGATCGAGGCGCGCTGGGGCCCGGTATGGGAGGAGCGCGGCTATGGGCGCGCGGGTTTCCGCGGCACCGGCGCGCCCAAGGACGGCGAGCCGTCGTTCGCCATCCAGCTGCCGCCGCCGAACGTCACCGGCACGCTGCACATGGGGCACGCGTTCAACCAGACCATCATGGACAGCCTCACGCGCTACCACCGGATGCGCGGGTTCAACACGGTCTGGGTGCCGGGGACCGACCACGCCGGCATCGCCACGCAGATCGTCGTGGAGCGCCAGCTGCAGCAGGAGGGCCAGAGCCGCCACGACCTCGGCCGCGAGAAGTTCGCGCAGCGCGTGTGGCAGTGGAAGCAGCAGTCGGGCAACACCATCACCATGCAGATGCGCCGCATGGGCGACAGCGTGGACTGGTCGCACGAGTACTTCACGATGGACGAGAACCT encodes:
- a CDS encoding FAD-dependent monooxygenase, which codes for MDELRTGYADTSFSNGYEFTEGSGYQLPEYPFKEPAELREGRPGEYPIVIVGAGLAGLTLACSLAKYGVPAVVLDEDNTVGVKGASSRGICYTQKSLEIFHRLGIYERIARKGIQWSVGRTFAGKDEVYSFDLRQQSAYNLSTQPPFINIQQFYIEGYLVERIQELGGVELRWKNRVTAFEQDADGAMLSVTTPAGDYKLRAEHVIDATGCHSPFRRWVGASVTSKRGDDRWCIADVRFSKHPPVERHTWIEAPFNENRAVWQHLMGDDVWRIDYQMPPNADPAEVSREDVVRQRLTRQFGADCEVEIVWVGPYEYRSECVDAMRHGRLFFIGDAAKVVSPFGARGGNTGVADADNLAWKLAAVLKGRAPATLLDSYHEERHEAATQNVLVTNRTARFLRPADGIEKVFRTAAVSLARQYPFARQLVNTGRMAIANPYTRSSVCEKTGGQSVQNVSFAWPDGTRGVVNDLLQWAEGRLLLLVFGDPGRAGLARLRELVQAAPLRCVQVLGPTDRPGALEHVRDPEGHLQGACHVFGHAWALVRPDSYVAATGESVDAGLVQAVSRALGANGAAQ
- a CDS encoding DUF2783 domain-containing protein, with protein sequence MKTTLNLQDADGFYEQLLDAHHGLDRDQSELLNARLILLLANQVGDAAILRGCIEAAARLPSGES